ACTGGTCCGTGCTCAGCGACTCCAACGCCACTGCCGCTACCACGACCCGTCCGGGCTCGGTCACAACCACTCCGAGTCCGTCAATCAGTGATTCAACCTCTGCACGCCAGACCGCCGCTTCTTGACTGTGGGCCAACAACTCCGTCCCTAACTCCGGTCGCGCGACCATCAGGGCGGGCAGTAGGTCGAGCCGCACGCGGTTCCGCAGGTGGGCACGGCGCTGATTGGACGGATCCTCAATGAAGGGGACCTGCTGTGCGGTGGCGTAGGCCGCGACCGTCGCACGCGACACGCCGAGCAGGGGGCGGCAGATCGGGGACGGCGCGTACATCGCGGCGAGACCACGCGCCCCAGCCCCGCGTAGCAAGCGCATGACCACCGTTTCGAGTTGGTCGTCCATAGTATGCGCGGTCACGACGATCGCGCGAAGTTCGCGTGCCCATCCGCGCAGGAAGCGCCAGCGTGCCGCCCGCCACTCGGCTTCGGTCGAGACGGGGGCGTCGAGCTGTCCGCTCACGACGGGAAAGCCGAGGCGGGTCGCCTCACGCTCGACGAGCGCCGCGGCTTTCGTCGCTTCGGCACCAGTGCCGTGGTCAAAGGTCGCCACCACGCACACATCGTCGCGGACGCGCGCGCAGGCCGCCATGAGCGCCATGGAGTCGCGGCCGCCAGAGACGGCAAGCAGATAGCGCGCTGGCCGCAGCGCTGCCGCCGCCAACTCCACGGCGTCTCGCCCCCAGTCCGACGGCCCTTCACCCCCCGCTTCCGCGCGCGTTGCCATTCCGCTAACATAAGGGCGTTGTCACTTGAGAGCCCACCAGCGGGCACTTGGAAGTGCCCTTTGAGCGCGAGGATGTCTTCGTGGAGCATAGCTTCGGCGGACCCCTGGGAACCCTGATCGCCGGCCTAGGCATGG
This portion of the Gemmatimonadota bacterium genome encodes:
- the tilS gene encoding tRNA lysidine(34) synthetase TilS is translated as MATRAEAGGEGPSDWGRDAVELAAAALRPARYLLAVSGGRDSMALMAACARVRDDVCVVATFDHGTGAEATKAAALVEREATRLGFPVVSGQLDAPVSTEAEWRAARWRFLRGWARELRAIVVTAHTMDDQLETVVMRLLRGAGARGLAAMYAPSPICRPLLGVSRATVAAYATAQQVPFIEDPSNQRRAHLRNRVRLDLLPALMVARPELGTELLAHSQEAAVWRAEVESLIDGLGVVVTEPGRVVVAAVALESLSTDQLAVLWPAIAGRVGVALDWRGTERLAAFTSGARAGGEIPLSGGARVQRTATSFVLSATPTADATILRQ